CACCTCCAGCGCGCCCGGGTCCCACTCCTCCAGCGCGGGCGCCTCCACGCGCGTGCGCCCCGCCACGAGCAGCGTCAGCACCACCGCGGCGGCCAGGCCCGCGGAGGGCACGAGCACGCCGGGCCTCAAGAGGTGCGCGAACCGTTCGCGCCAGGTGGGCGGCAGCGCGTCCACCCGCGCCAGCACTTCGCGCCGGGCGGACGGGGAGGGCGTGAAGGCGGGCAGCTCCGCCATCCGCGCCACCGTGAGGCGCAGGAGCCTTTCCGTCGCCTGGCACTCCGCGCAGGCGCCCAGGTGGGCCTCCACCCTCGCGCGGTGCGGGGGCGGCAGCTCTCCGTCCACCCAGGCCGTCAGGTCCTCTTCGAACGCACAGCTCATGCCCGGCTCCTCGCGGGCACGGTGCCCGCCTGCAACGCTTCAATCCTGCGCGCCACCGCCAGGGTGGCCCGGTGGATGAGGCTCTTCACGGCGGCCTCGCTCGCCTCCAGCGCCTCGGCGATGTCCCGGTACGCCATGCCCTCGAAGCGGCACATGGTGAACGCGGCCCGCTCGCGGTCGCTCAAGCCCTTCAGGGCCAGGCCCACCGCCGCCTCCAGCTCCCGGCCGCTCAGCGCCTGGTCGGGCCTGTCTCCGTCGGGCCCTGGCATCCGCATCGCGCCCACGTCTTCCTCCGCCGGGGCCTCCGCCGTGAGGCGCGCCACGCGGTACTCGCCGCGCCGCAGCTCGTTGAGGCAGTGGTTCGTCGCCACCCGGAAGAGGAACGTCTTGAACTTCGCCGTGGGCTTGTAGGCGCGCGCGTGGCGGTAGAGCTTCACGAAGATGTCCTGCGTGAGCTCCTCCGCCCGCGCCGCGTCCCCCACGAAGCGGAACGCGAAGCGCGCCACGCTCGCGTGGTGCCGGTCGAAGAGCCAGGCGAAGGCCTGCTTGTCGCCCGCCGCCACCTTCAGCATCGCCTGCGTGTCCGGGTCCCAATCCATCCGTGAGGCCCCAAACCCCGTTGCCCGCTGGAAGTTGCGGGCCCACCCACTTTGAACCCCACGGGGCGCCCCGGTTACAGTTTCGCCACCGTGTCCGATGCCTTCCGCCCACGTTCGCGCACACCGGCTCCCCACCCGGGAGGGGAGGCGGAGCCCACGTCGGACCTGGCGGCCTGGGAGGCTGCGTCGGAGCCTCTGGCGCAGGGCGGCACGCCCACCCCGCCCACGGACTCGCCGCTGCCCATGTACCTGCTGGCGCAGCAGGCCCGGCGGGCGCAAGGGGACGAACAGAAGCGCCTGGCCTGGAACCTCAACCAGCTCCTGGAGGAGCTGGGGGCGCAGGGCGGAGGCCGGACGGAGGCGGACGCCTTCCACCGGCTGCTGGAGGGGGGCAACCTGGACGGGCTGGTGGACTCGGACGGGCGCTCCTGCCGGGCCACGGCGGTGGAGTCCCTGCTGTCCCTGGGCTTCCCCTACGCGCTGGAGGTGCGCCCGGAGGACCTGGAGCACCTCACCCACGCCCCCGTCCCGGGCGCGCGGCTGACGCCTCCCAGGGGGGGCCCCTTCCCGGCCCTGGCCATGGGGCTGGGGGCGCTGGCGCTCCAGGTGGTGCTGGGACTCACAGGCGTCGTCGTGCCCGGCGGGCTGCTCATCCTGCAGGGGCTCCTGACCCTGCTGTCCCTGACCGTGCTGACGGTTGCCTCCGTGGGCTCTCCCCTGTATCGCGGAGCCCTGGCGCTGCTGA
This DNA window, taken from Corallococcus coralloides DSM 2259, encodes the following:
- a CDS encoding anti-sigma factor family protein, whose amino-acid sequence is MSCAFEEDLTAWVDGELPPPHRARVEAHLGACAECQATERLLRLTVARMAELPAFTPSPSARREVLARVDALPPTWRERFAHLLRPGVLVPSAGLAAAVVLTLLVAGRTRVEAPALEEWDPGALEVAANLELVEDYEVLGLDSSEDLEVVENLHELGVP
- a CDS encoding RNA polymerase sigma factor codes for the protein MDWDPDTQAMLKVAAGDKQAFAWLFDRHHASVARFAFRFVGDAARAEELTQDIFVKLYRHARAYKPTAKFKTFLFRVATNHCLNELRRGEYRVARLTAEAPAEEDVGAMRMPGPDGDRPDQALSGRELEAAVGLALKGLSDRERAAFTMCRFEGMAYRDIAEALEASEAAVKSLIHRATLAVARRIEALQAGTVPARSRA